CGTCGGCGGCCCGCACTTCCGCCATGAGCATGTGGTCGCCACTGGACGTGTACAGCGACTCGACGGCGTCGATCGCAGAGAGTGCGCGAGTCACCTCGACGTAGCAGTCGCTCGCGACGTCCATCCCGACCAGTGCGATCGACTGGCTCGATAGCTTCTTGGGGTTCACGTCGGCCGAGTAGCCGACGATGACGCCCTCGTCTTCGAGTTTGTTGATGTACTTGCGAACGGTCGGTTTCGAAACGTCCGCCCGTTCGGCGATCTCCGCGTACGATGCCTGTGCATCGTCCTCCAGGACAGAGAGAATGCGGCGCTCCGTAGAATCGACGCTCATAGACGTTTCTTTGCTACGGACGAAAAAATACCTTCCGAATCCACAAACGAGGATGCAGTCCCGCCGAGCGGCGTTACTTGTGGTGTTCGAGCAGGGAGTCGGCAGTGCGCTCCCACTCGTAGTCCTCGTCGAAGTACCGCTCTGCGAGCGGTTCTTCGGGCATCTCACCGGTGGCCTGCTTCTCTTCCTGGTAGGACGGACTCTCGT
Above is a genomic segment from Halomicrobium sp. LC1Hm containing:
- the lrpA1 gene encoding HTH-type transcriptional regulator LrpA1, yielding MSVDSTERRILSVLEDDAQASYAEIAERADVSKPTVRKYINKLEDEGVIVGYSADVNPKKLSSQSIALVGMDVASDCYVEVTRALSAIDAVESLYTSSGDHMLMAEVRAADGGEVGEIIEDEILSTEGVTAAHPSFLQERLK